The following proteins are co-located in the Tiliqua scincoides isolate rTilSci1 chromosome 8, rTilSci1.hap2, whole genome shotgun sequence genome:
- the HYKK gene encoding hydroxylysine kinase — protein sequence MSSRSNQQPHNLTKPAFSEKQAVELVEKRFGLKVSELKPLPSYVDQNFHVCVLQFEDGDHKEDFVLKITNSEESQNLRLIEVQTRIMLFLNKEGFPVPTPRFTKEGEIMFQESVDANSGTKEYIVRLLTYLPGRTVATVPMSPPVLYEIGQLAARLDQTLAEKFHHPLIKCLHRGEYIWNLANIPLLERYMYALGQSMYLEVIKQVIEQFKAKIVPKLSTFRPCINHGDFNDHNILLVTSPVSLQEPQYRVSGILDFSDMSYGYYVFEVAITIMYMMIESKDPLSVGGHVLAGFESIVPLSAEERNALFLLVCARFAQSLVMSAYTTLLHPENEEYLMITAKTGWKHLMKLLEMGQEAVVKIWLETAKTYT from the exons ATGTCTTCCAGAAGTAATCAACAGCCTCACAACCTGACTAAGCCAGCATTCAGTGAAAAGCAAGCTGTTGAACTGGTGGAAAAAAGATTTGGATTAAAAGTATCTGAGCTCAAACCACTTCCGAGCTATGTTGATCAAAATTtccatgtgtgtgttttgcaattTGAGGATGGAGATCATAAAGAGGATTTTGTTCTCAAAATTACCAATTCTGAAGAGAGCCAGAATCTCAGACTCATTGAGGTGCAGACCCGGATCATGTTGTTTTTGAATAAGGAAGGATTCCCTGTGCCTACCCCTCGTTTCACTAAAGAGGGTGAAATAATGTTTCAGGAATCAGTAG ATGCTAACTCAGGTACCAAAGAATACATAGTGAGGCTGCTGACCTACCTACCAGGCAGAACTGTGGCAACAGTCCCAATGAGTCCTCCCGTTCTGTATGAGATTGGGCAACTAGCTGCCAGGCTGGATCAAACACTTGCAGAG AAATTCCATCATCCACTGATAAAATGTCTACATCGAGGTGAATATATCTGGAATCTGGCAAATATTCCGCTTTTGGAACGCTACATGTATGCACTGGGTCAGAGCATGTATCTGGAGGTGATAAAACAAGTTATTGAGCAGTTCAAAGCTAAAATAGTGCCAAAGCTAAGCACTTTTAGACCAT GTATCAATCATGGGGACTTCAATGACCACAATATCTTACTGGTTACCAGTCCAGTATCCCTTCAAGAACCACAGTATAGAGTATCTGGTATCTTGGACTTCAGTGACATGAGTTATGGTTATTATGTTTTTGAAGTAGCAATAACCATTATGTATATGATGATTGAAAGCAAGGATCCCCTCAGTGTGGGTGGACATGTCCTTGCAGGTTTTGAAAGCATTGTTCCATTGTCAGCAGAAGAGCGCAATGCTCTGTTTCTCCTGGTGTGTGCAAGATTTGCTCAGTCTCTTGTGATGTCTGCGTACACCACTCTCCTGCACCCTGAGAATGAAGAGTACTTAATGATCACAGCCAAAACTGGGTGGAAACACTTAATGAAACTGCTTGAGATGGGCCAAGAGGCTGTTGTGAAGATCTGGTTGGAGACTGCAAAAACATATACCTGA
- the PSMA4 gene encoding proteasome subunit alpha type-4, with translation MSRRYDSRTTIFSPEGRLYQVEYAMEAIGHAGTCLGILANDGVLLAAERRNIHKLLDEVFFSEKIYKLNEDMACSVAGITSDANVLTNELRLIAQRYLLQYQEPIPCEQLVTALCDIKQAYTQFGGKRPFGVSLLYIGWDKHYGFQLYQSDPSGNYGGWKATCIGNNSAAAVSMLKQDYKEGEMTLKSALALAVKVLNKTMDVSKLSAEKVEIATLTRENGKTIIRVLKQKEVEVLIKKHEEEEAKVEREKKEKEQKEKDK, from the exons ATG TCTCGAAGATATGATTCCAGAACTACAATTTTTTCTCCAGAAG GTCGCCTATATCAGGTTGAATATGCTATGGAAGCCATTGGGCATGCAGGCACCTGCCTAGGAATCTTGGCAAATGATGGAGTATTGTTGGCAGCAGAAAGGCGCAACATCCACAAACTTCTGGATGAAGTCTTTTTTTCAGAGAAAATATACAAGCTCAATGA GGATATGGCTTGTAGTGTGGCTGGTATTACTTCAGATGCCAACGTGCTAACAAATGAATTGAGGCTGATTGCGCAAAG GTACCTGTTGCAGTACCAAGAACCAATTCCTTGTGAGCAGCTGGTAACAGCCCTGTGTGATATCAAGCAAGCTTACACTCAGTTTGGAG GGAAACGTCCTTTTGGTGTTTCATTGCTGTACATTGGCTGGGATAAGCATTATGGGTTCCAGCTGTATCAGAGTGACCCTAGTGGAAACTATGGGGGATGGAAAGCCACATGCATCGGAAACAATAGCGCT GCAGCCGTGTCAATGTTAAAACAAGACTACAAAGAGGGGGAAATGACCTTGAAATCTGCACTTGCTTTAGCTGTCAAAGTCCTGAACAAAACCATGGATGTTAGTAAACTCTCAGCGGAGAAAG TTGAAATTGCAACACTGACAAGAGAGAATGGGAAGACGATAATCAGAGTGTTAAAGCAAAAAGAAGTAGAAGTGTTGATAAAGAAACATGAAGAGGAAGAAGCCAAAGTAGAgcgtgaaaagaaagaaaaagagcaaaaagaaaaagataaataa